In Marinomonas posidonica IVIA-Po-181, a single window of DNA contains:
- the bioC gene encoding malonyl-ACP O-methyltransferase BioC, with protein MLITPNLSSASAYKRQLAKRFDRAASSYDAYAQFQLDVLNRLLLCLPDSPTHTIMDLGTGTGLALPSLMTKCTPNHCVALDLSPAMLAVSRARMSDDFPIHYVCADAETFPFAGSCFDVIFSSLAIQWCLQPESLFRSLFAASCHEGYLVFSTLLVGSMPELSTAWLGVDGREHVHQYITEEALKNQLLAASWQIESLSVEQVEMWFDSPEAAVASLKKVGASLISTEKQQAISPSTWKAFLQQYEKQRQVKGIPLSYQVAFVVARKHVS; from the coding sequence ATGCTAATAACTCCTAACCTTTCTTCAGCAAGCGCCTATAAACGGCAGCTTGCAAAGCGTTTTGATCGTGCTGCTTCGTCTTATGATGCTTATGCTCAGTTTCAATTGGATGTTCTCAACAGGTTGCTACTTTGTTTACCTGACTCTCCAACCCATACCATCATGGATCTGGGGACTGGAACTGGGTTAGCTTTACCCTCGTTAATGACTAAATGTACGCCGAATCATTGTGTTGCTCTCGATTTATCTCCGGCTATGTTGGCTGTGTCGCGTGCTCGTATGTCTGATGATTTTCCAATTCATTATGTCTGTGCTGATGCGGAAACCTTCCCTTTTGCAGGGAGCTGCTTTGATGTGATTTTTTCCAGTTTGGCGATTCAGTGGTGTTTGCAGCCAGAAAGTTTATTTCGCTCTTTGTTTGCGGCTAGCTGTCACGAGGGGTATTTGGTTTTTTCTACGTTATTAGTAGGTTCTATGCCAGAGTTATCGACAGCTTGGTTAGGCGTGGATGGACGTGAACACGTTCATCAGTACATCACTGAAGAAGCGTTAAAAAATCAGCTCTTGGCCGCATCGTGGCAAATTGAGTCATTATCCGTCGAGCAGGTAGAGATGTGGTTTGATTCGCCTGAAGCTGCGGTGGCGTCTTTGAAGAAGGTGGGTGCTAGTCTGATTTCAACGGAAAAACAGCAGGCGATATCGCCTTCAACCTGGAAAGCTTTTTTGCAGCAATATGAAAAACAGCGTCAAGTGAAGGGGATTCCTTTGAGTTATCAGGTGGCGTTTGTTGTCGCCCGTAAACATGTTAGTTAG
- the bioD gene encoding dethiobiotin synthase has translation MKKRFFVTGTDTDAGKTYFTVGLLMAAQRAGQKTIGLKPVAAGAELIDGVKRNNDAWEIQQASSVSLAYEQVNPVLLEDAIAPHIAAQQEGRLVTSSRLEGFIKGALLTPHDLALIEGAGGWRVPLNDRELLSDLAKSLGFPVILVVNMKLGCINHALLTAESIVRDGLTLVGWVANTAGQDKMSCYDENLATLRAMLSAPLLGALSWCENDQIAQAEFDNLLSAL, from the coding sequence GTGAAAAAACGATTTTTTGTCACCGGAACAGATACTGATGCTGGAAAAACCTACTTTACCGTAGGTTTGTTAATGGCTGCTCAGAGAGCAGGGCAGAAGACTATTGGTTTGAAGCCTGTGGCGGCTGGGGCCGAGTTGATCGATGGCGTAAAGCGAAATAATGACGCTTGGGAAATTCAACAGGCCAGCAGTGTTTCCTTAGCTTACGAACAGGTTAACCCGGTTTTATTAGAGGACGCCATAGCGCCTCATATTGCTGCTCAACAAGAAGGGCGACTCGTCACTTCTTCACGGTTAGAAGGCTTTATTAAAGGAGCTTTGTTAACACCACATGATTTAGCCTTGATTGAAGGTGCTGGTGGCTGGCGTGTGCCGTTAAACGATAGAGAGCTTTTGTCTGATCTGGCTAAATCTCTGGGGTTTCCAGTGATTCTAGTGGTTAACATGAAGCTCGGCTGTATTAATCACGCCCTGTTAACGGCGGAATCCATTGTTCGAGATGGGTTGACTCTAGTAGGATGGGTTGCTAACACCGCTGGGCAAGATAAGATGTCCTGTTATGATGAGAACTTGGCGACGCTAAGGGCTATGTTATCGGCACCTTTATTGGGAGCCCTTTCCTGGTGTGAAAATGATCAAATAGCACAGGCTGAATTTGATAACCTGCTCTCAGCACTATAA
- a CDS encoding helix-turn-helix domain-containing protein, with protein MKAWLCGLDDDEISSVSSILTFIGIEHSTSLTAFQLPDFVVLGGQIQSFELDEMVPIISLSHSLISPDGENLWLCPLPWRSQALSSILKEIKQLHTFPQASGVNLNLHVRHLEALLIRQALVSTQGVVSKAAQNLQIQRTTLIEKMRRYNIDKSEF; from the coding sequence GTGAAAGCTTGGTTATGTGGTTTAGATGACGACGAAATTTCCAGTGTTTCCAGTATACTCACTTTTATCGGTATTGAGCACAGTACCTCTCTAACGGCATTTCAATTACCTGATTTCGTTGTTCTCGGGGGCCAAATTCAGTCATTTGAATTGGATGAAATGGTGCCAATTATTTCATTGAGTCATTCTTTAATATCGCCGGATGGTGAGAACTTATGGTTGTGTCCTTTGCCTTGGCGATCTCAAGCCTTGTCTTCTATATTAAAAGAAATTAAGCAGTTACATACTTTTCCGCAAGCATCGGGCGTCAATTTAAATCTGCATGTTCGACACTTAGAGGCGTTGTTAATTCGTCAGGCTTTGGTGTCTACTCAAGGTGTGGTCTCTAAAGCTGCGCAGAATCTACAAATACAGCGTACTACTCTAATCGAAAAAATGCGTCGCTATAATATTGATAAGTCGGAGTTTTAG